One window of Ruegeria sp. SCSIO 43209 genomic DNA carries:
- the virB11 gene encoding P-type DNA transfer ATPase VirB11: MTRTDSPASYLERYLDPFRDLLRRDDVVEIAINPDGNVWLEVAGDATMRHEGQTVDRTTALNMAQTIVGDAKARVSEKNPLVSGKVEYAGRPLRVQVAVPPAIDRGASITIRLFASGSVRDYAPAYLFGKAVSLDALRAEKMKNIASLAEENLEAALQTLVEARLNVLISGGTSTGKTTFARHLLTHVSEHERLITIEDAFELFPGQPNTVALLADRGSGSQRSANALLQASLRMRPDRIIVGELRGAEALTYLEAINTGHGGSVSTIHAETAELAIDRLAIMVLQAGTPLTFAEVREYIRKSIDVIVQLGRAEGKRGITEFYLPN, encoded by the coding sequence TCTCGACCCGTTCCGCGATCTTCTAAGGCGTGACGACGTGGTCGAGATCGCGATCAACCCGGACGGCAACGTCTGGCTCGAGGTCGCGGGTGACGCCACCATGCGCCACGAAGGCCAGACCGTGGACCGGACGACCGCGCTCAACATGGCCCAAACCATCGTCGGCGATGCCAAGGCCCGCGTCTCTGAAAAGAACCCGCTCGTCTCCGGCAAGGTGGAATATGCAGGCCGGCCCCTCCGGGTCCAGGTCGCCGTGCCGCCCGCCATCGATCGCGGCGCCTCGATCACCATCCGCCTCTTTGCCTCGGGCAGCGTCCGGGATTACGCCCCCGCCTATCTCTTCGGCAAAGCCGTCTCGCTCGATGCCCTCCGCGCCGAGAAGATGAAAAACATCGCCTCCCTCGCCGAAGAGAACCTCGAAGCTGCCCTACAGACCCTTGTCGAGGCACGGCTCAACGTCCTGATCAGCGGCGGCACCTCAACCGGCAAGACCACGTTCGCTCGTCACCTCCTGACGCATGTCAGTGAGCACGAACGGCTGATCACCATTGAGGACGCCTTCGAACTCTTCCCCGGCCAGCCGAACACGGTCGCCCTCCTGGCCGACCGCGGTTCCGGCTCGCAACGCAGCGCCAACGCCCTCCTGCAGGCCTCCCTCCGCATGCGCCCTGACCGGATTATCGTCGGCGAGCTGCGCGGCGCAGAGGCCCTGACCTATCTCGAAGCCATCAACACCGGCCATGGCGGGTCGGTCTCAACCATCCACGCCGAAACCGCAGAACTCGCCATCGACCGGCTTGCAATCATGGTACTGCAGGCTGGCACACCGCTGACATTCGCAGAAGTGCGGGAATACATCCGCAAGTCCATCGATGTGATCGTCCAGCTCGGGCGGGCCGAGGGGAAGCGGGGGATCACGGAGTTCTATTTGCCAAATTGA